The DNA sequence GGCTGCCTTGTTCACACTCTCGTACGGCTTGGACATGTGGGGAGCGATCGCCCGGGCCCGAACCGCATAGTCCGGGCTGAGGATCTCGCGCAGGTCCGAGACCAGCGTCTCACGGGTCGTGGTCGAAAAGCGCCGGGAGGCGCCCACTTTCATGCGTTTGAGCTGATTTCCCCAAAATGGCTGATCACCAACAGTCCAGAGGATCAAGGTAGGCACACCGGCGCGCAGGCTCGCCGCCGTGGTGCCCGAGCCGCCGTGGTGAACGATCGCTCGACTCACCGGAAAGACCGCCGCGTAATTCACCACTCCGACCAACTTGACGTGTGGGGAGGTGTGAACGTCGCTGAAGTCTGTCGCGCCGGCGCACACCAACGCGCGCTCCCCCAATTCTGCGCATGCTGAACTGATCATCTCGACTGTCTCCGCGGGAGATTCAACCGGGATGCTCCCCGAGGCGAAACAGATAGGTGGCGGCCCCGCGGCGATCCACGACATGACCGCATCATCGGCCTCTGTCGTCAACTCCATGGTGAGTGCACCCACGAAAGGCCTTCGTTCGCCGTACTTCGCCCATTCGTCCGCCAGTCCGCGGAAGCAAATGCTGTCGTAAGCCTGGATTTCCAGCGACCCGCGCTGGCCGATCCGCCGCGGCGAAGGGCTCGCCGCCTTGGGCAAGCCGAGCTCGCGCCGTTGCGCATCCTCCGCCTTCTTGGTCACCCGCCAGGTCAGCCAGTCATAGGCAGTCATTGTTGTACGTGTCAACGGCGGTGGTAGGACCGGAAAGAGCTGACCATTGGGGCGCCACGGCATGGTGTGCAGGGCAACCAGGGGGATCCCATAGAACTCGGCAACATTGGCGGCCGGTTCCTCATAGCCCACGCTGGTCGACAGTAGGTCCGCACCCTCTGCCACCGATACCAGGGCCTTGCTCATTTCCGACCACTGTTCGGTGACCAGTTTCAGGGCCTGCTGACACAGCGCGACCAGATCCTGGACCCTCCAAAAATGACGAGTCCACGACATCCACAAGTCGCGGTATTCATCGAGCTGAGGCCCCACATGAACGCCGTATGGCACCGCCGAGAGTCCAACAGACTCCGCGAAGCCGATCAAGTCAGGCGGAACTGCCGTGCGCACTTCGTGACCCCTGCGCTGAAGTTCCCGTCCGACAGCAACGGCAGGTTCGATATCGCCGCGCGTGCCATAACTTGCCATGGCAAATTTCATGACGGTATCGACCTCCCCGATATGTTAGGTACTCGCAGAATGGCCGTCAGTGCTGCCGGTCATTATTACCGATCTTGTGCGTCACGGATAGCCTCAGGATGATGGGCACACATGTGTCTCCAAATTCCAAAACGTCAATACAGCTACGGCCGAAAGAATTCCGTTTCACGGGTTGCCACACGTAAAATCGCTATCTCGGATGAAGTGGCAATGCAATATGGGCCGGGCCGGGTTCAGCAGATCTCACGATATCCGTATACGGCTGCGGGCGTGCCGGATCGGTCTCGACAGACTTTGTCACGACTCACCGTTCACCGAGGTCACCCGCCCGCCCCCGCCCCGCGTTTGATTCCGTCGGCATTCCTTCTTCATACGCGATAGGGTGGCCTACGGGTTGCGCCGCGGCAGCGTAGAAAATGTCGCCGCCGCAACCGAACTCGGATTGTCGTCGAGTAGGAGCACACATGCGCGGCATCATTCTCGCGGGCGGGTCGGGCACTCGCCTGCATCCGATAACGACGGGCATCAGCAAGCAGTTGCTGCCGGTGTACGACAAACCTCTGATCTATTACCCGCTATCCACGCTGATCATGGCCGGAGTCCGCGACATTCTGGTGATCACCACACCTTTTGACGCCCCGGCATTCGAGCGACTTCTCGGGGACGGCTCGGCATTCGGCATTAGCTTGAGCTATGCGGTCCAGCCCAAACCCGAGGGCCTGGCACAGGCTTTCGTGATCGGCGCCGAGCACATCGGCACCGACACGGCGATGCTTGCACTGGGCGACAATGTGTTCTATGGGCCCGGCCTGGGCACAAGCCTGCGCCGGTTCGAGAACATCAGCGGGGGAGCGATTTTCGCGTACTGGGTGGCCAACCCGTCGGCATACGGCGTGGTGGAGTTCGATGCCGCCGGGGTTCCGTTGTCCCTGGAAGAGAAGCCCGCGAATCCGAAATCCCATTACGCGGTGCCCGGCCTGTACTTCTATGACAACGACGTCATAGAGATCGCACGCTCGCTGCAGAAGTCCGCACGCGGTGAGTACGAGATCACTGAGGTCAATCAGACCTATCTGGATCAGGGACGCCTTTCCGTCGACGTGCTGCCGCGTGGAACCGCGTGGCTGGACACGGGAACCTTCGACTCACTGCTGGACGCGAGCGATTACGTACGCACCATCGAACGCCGCCAGGGCCTGAAGATTGGCGTACCGGAAGAAATTGCGTGGCGCGCCGGTTTCATCAATGACGACCAGCTCGCTGCGCGTGCCCAACAGCTACTCAAATCTGGATACGGAAGTTACCTACTTGAGCTCTTGCAGCGGAAATAGTGCGATGTTCTGGTCGGCGGTAACACAATGGATTGACGGACGTATAAATAGTCATGGGCCCTAAGTGCATCCTGGGCCTTGTTTTTCGATGAATACGTAAAGTTGATGTGGTCGGTACGAGGGAGGCAATTGAGAACATGAACAAACTGTCACTGACGAAGATTGCGGCGGCCGTTGCCGGTACCACGCTGGCGTTGACCGCCGGCGCTGGGCTCGCATCCGCGGACCCCGTTACGGACGAGATGGTGAACAGCACCTGTACATACGATCAGGCGAATGCGGCGCTACACGCGGAGAACCCTACGGCCGCAGAGTATTTTGACCAATCGCCCCCGAATCAGCAGTTCATGCAAGAGTTCCTCAGTTCACCGAAAGCCAAGCGTGTGAGCATGATCAACCAGGTCAGGGGCAATCAGGGCATCGAGTTCGTCATACCCGTCTTCCAGCAGATGGTGCGCAGCTGCCACAAATACTGAGTCTTTACCCACAAAGGCCGGGACGAGGTGAACCCTCGCCCGGCCTTTTGCGTGTACGACATTGCATCGAACACCAAAGCTGTTGAACTAGAGCGTGATTAGCCGTTGAACTTCGGCAGCTCGGTGGTCGGATCGTCATCGCCGAGTCGAGCCGCGGCGGGCGGTGCCGGGCGGGCGCCCGCGGGCTCCAGCAGAGCACTCGGCGGTCGCGGCCGTACTCGCTGCGGCCACCAGAACCACCGGCCCAGGAGCGCCGCGATGGACGGAGTCATGAACGAGCGCACGATCAGTGTGTCGAACAATAGGCCCAGCCCGATGGTGGTGCCGATCTGGCCGATGATCTGCAGATCGCTGACGACCATCGAGGCCATGGTGGCCGCGAACACCAATCCCGCTGATGTGACGACCTTTCCAGTGCCGCCCATCGCGCGGATGATGCCCGTATTCAGCCCCGCACTCAGCTCCTCTTTCATCCGAGAGACAAGCAGCAGGTTGTAGTCGGACCCCACCGCCAACAGGATGATCACGGACATCGCCAGCACCATCCAGTGCAGACTGATGCCAAGGATGTACTGCCACAGCAGCACCGACAGGCCAAAGGACGCGCCCAGCGAGAGCGCCACCGTACCGACGATCACCAGCGCCGCGATGAAGCTCCGGGTGGTAATGAGCATGATGATGAACACCAGACAGATCGCTGCGATGCCCGCGATCAGCAGGTCATAGGTCGAGCCGTCCTTCCAATCCTTCGCGGTTGACGCGGCACCGGCGAGGTAGATCTTGCCCCCCACCAGAGGTGTTCCCTTGAGCGCCTCCTCTGCCGCGTTCTGGATCTGCTCGATCCGGGTAATGCCCTCCGGCGACATCGGATCACCATTATGGGAAATGATGAACCGCACCGTCTTTCCGTCCGGCGACAGGAATGAACTCATCGCACGCTGGAAGTCGGGGTTTTTGAACACTTCTGGAGGCAGGAAGAACGAATCGTCGTTCTTGGAGGCATCGAAGGCCTGCCCCATGGCCATCACGTCATTGGTGGATTCGTCCATCGAAGCGAACTGCCCGGACATGGTGGCGTACATGGTGAGCACCGAGGTTCGCATGCTCTGCATGACCTCGATCATCTGAGGGAACTGGACGAGCAGCTGCGGCATGATGGCGTCCAGCTGATCCATGTCCTTGACCAGAACCATCAGCCCGTCGTCAAGCGCGTCGACTCCGTCCATCGCATCGAAGATCGACCTGATCGAAAAGCAGATGGGGATGTCGAAACAGTGCTTTTCCCAATAGAAGTAGTTGCGGATCGGTCGAAGGAAGTCGTCGAACAGCGCAATGCTGCCGCGCAAGTCGTCGGTGAGTTGCTGCACCTCATGCGTATGGGCCGTCATTCGGTGTGTGGTCTCGGACATCTTCTTCATCACGAGGTACGTACGCTGCATCGTCGCGATCATCTTCGACATGTCCTCGGCCTGCTGTTGCATGTCGGCGATGCGCTTCTTCTGGAATCGAGTCGCCTGAACCTGGCCGGCGCTTTGCAAGCTGAGCAAGAAGGGCACCGATGTGTTGGCGATCGGCGTTCCCTCGGGGCGGGTAATCCCCTGCACCCTCGACACCCCACGCACCTTGAAAATGGCCTTCGCCACCTTGTTCAACACCAGAAAGTCGGCAGGGTTCCGGAGATCCCGGTCGGTTTCGATCAACAACACGTCGGGCGTCAGGCGCGACTCGGAGAAGTGACGTTGTGCGGCAGCGAATCCCTGATTGGCCGGGATATCACCGGAGATGTACAGCCGATCGTTATAGCTCGTCTTGTACCCCGGCAGCGTGGATAGTCCAACCAATGCCACTGCCAACGAGGCGACCAGGATGGGTGCGGGCCAGCGGACGACTGCGGTACCCAGCGCACGCCACCGCTGAACCCGCAGCTTGCGCTTGGGTTCGAGCAGTCCGAATCGGCTGGCCACCACAATCCCCGCAGGAACCAGGGTGACCGCGACCGCGACGGCCGCCAGCATTCCGATGGCGCACGGGATTCCCATGGTTTGGAAGTAGGGCAGCCGCGTGAAATGTAGACACAGAATGGCTCCGGCGATGGTCAGTCCGGAGGCCAAGACCACGGGAGCCACGCTGCGATATGTGGTGTAGTAGGCCGTTTCCCGGTCTTCACCGGCCTGGCGGGCCTCTTGATATCGACCGAAGAAGAAGATCCCGTAATCGGTGCCGGCGGCAATGCTCAAGAAAACCAGCATGTTGACGGCGAACGTCGACAACACGAAAACATCGTGGTAGCCGAGAAACGCCACAATGCCGCGGGCCGCGGCCAATTCGACACCCACCATGATCAGCAGCAGGATCACCGTGACCACAGAGCGATAGAGGATCAACAGCAACGTGAAGATGATGACCACGGTGACCGCGGTGATCTTCAGAATCGATTTGTTGCCCGCATGCTGCATATCCGAGGCGAGCGGCGCCGCACCGGCCACATAGACCTTGACGTCGGCAGGAGCCGCAGGCGACGTCCGATTGACGATCTCGCGGATCGCGGCGACCGATTCGTCCCCCAGGGCGGTGCCTTGATTACCGACGAGATTCAACTGCACGTATGCAGCCTTCTCGTCGGGACTCTGCACACTCGAGGACGTCAGCCGATCGCCCCACAGATCCTGCACGTGCTCTACGTGTTTGGGATCGTTACGCAGCTCACGGATCAGTCCGGCGTAGTACGCATGCGCGTCCTCGCCGAGTGGCGCCTTCCCCTCGAGCACGATCATCGCGGAGCTGTCCGAGTTCGATTCGTTGAAGTCCTTGCCCATGCGCATGATGGCCTTGACCGCCGGCGCATCCTGCGGCATGAGCGACACCGACCGCGCTTCCGCGACGTTTTCCAACGCGGGGATCGCCTTGGCCCAGTCCCAACTGACCGACGCCAACGTCGTATACAGAATCAGCGCCAGCCAGCCCAGGATGATCAGGGGCGACAGGTTTCGTATTGTTCGCGCGATGAACGGCCGCGAATGCGCTGAGTTTGTCTCAGCACTCATACCCGGTCTCATCAGTTCCTCTGCAGCACGGAGCGGACGAGGCGCGGTCCCTTCCACCCGTGCACCGCACCGACCGGCCGGGGAGACACCTGCAGTGGCCACCAGAACCACCGGCCCAGGAGGGCAGCGATGGCCGGCGTCATGAACGCTCGCACAATCAAGGTGTCGAACAACAGGCCCAAGCCGATCGTGGTTCCCACCTGCCCAAGGGTGAGCAAGTCGCTGACGATCATGGAGCCCATGGTGGCCGCGAAGACCAGGCCGGCGGCGGTCACAACCTTGCCGGTACCACCCATCGCTCGGATGATGCCCGTATTGAGGCCGGCGCCCAACTCCTCTTTCATGCGCGAGACAAGCAGCAGGTTGTAGTCGGACCCCACCGCGAGCAGCACGATGACCGACATGGCCAACACCACCCAGTTGATCTGGATGCCGCAAATGTGTTGCCAGACAAGAACGGACAGACCGAACGACGCGCCCATCGACAACGCCACGGTTCCGACGATCACCAGGGCCGCGACCAAGCTCCGCGTCATCAACAACATGATGATGAAGATGAGGCACAGCGCCGCAACACCGGCGATCAAGAGATCGTATTTCGATCCGTCGACCAGCTCACTGACCCCTGCCGCCGTACCCGCCAGAGAGAGCTTGGCGTGCTCCAGCGGGGTTCCCTTGAGCGCTTCCTCCGCGGCGGTCTTGATCGGCTCCACCCGCGAAATGCCTTCGGGTGTCGCGGGATCTCCGCGCTGAGATATCAGCATGCGCGTGGACTTGCCGTCGGGCGACATGAAGATCTTCATGACCCGCTTGAAGTCCTTGTTGTTCAGAACATCCGGCGGCAGATAGAAGGAGTCATCGTTCTTCGACGCGTCGAACGCCTTGCCCATCGCCGTCGAGTTCTCGGTGGATTCATCCATCTGGGCGAAGATGCCGGACATCGTGCTGTGCATCGTCAGCATCGATTCGCGCGTGCTCTTCATGGTGTCGATCATCACGGGGAACTGCTCGAGCAGCTGCGGCATCAGCCTGTCCAGCTCGTCAAGATCGCCCACCAGAGTCTGCATCTTGTCGGTCACCTGGTCGACACCGTCGAGCGCATCGAAGATCGACCTGATCGAAAAGCAGATGGGAATGTCGAAGCAGTGCTTCTCCCAGTAGAAGTAGTTACGGATCGGCCGCCAGAAGTCTTCGAAATTCTCGATGTGGTCCCGCAGCGTGGACATATCTTTCTGAAGATCGTGCGTGGTGCTGACCATCCGGTGAGTCGTCGCCACCATCTGTTTCATCAGATCGAACATGCGCTGCATGAGCGCGATGGTCGTTCCCATGTCATCGGCCTGCTTGAGCATGTCGTCCATGCGCGCGCGCTGGAACGGCAGGCTCAATCGCTGGCTCGCATTCGACATGCTGAGCATGAAGGGCACCGACGAGTGCTCGATCTGCGTTCCCTCGGGACGCGTGATGGACTGCACGTTGGCGATGCCGGGTACTGCGAACACCGCCTTGGCCAGCCGGTTCAACACCAGCAGATCGGCGGAGTTGCGCATATCGTGATTGGCCTCGACCAACAGGATGTCGGGCGTCGACATTTTCGATTCCGGGAAGTGCCGTGAAGCGGCGACGAGTCCCTGGACCGCGGGGATGTCCTGCGGTATGTACTTCGCGTCGGTATAGCTGGGGTTGTATCCCGGCAGCGTCAAGAGCCCGATGAGCGAGATCGCCACCGTCCCGGCGAGAATCGGTCCGGGCCAGCGCACGATCGCGGTGCCCAGCCGCCGCCAGCGGCGCGTCGTCACCTGCCGCTTGGGATCGAACAGCCCGAAGCGACTACCCGCGGCGATGCAGGCCGGTACCAGGGTGAGCGCCACCGCCACCGCGACCAGGATGCCCACCGCGCCCGGGATGCCCAGCGGCTTGAAGTACGGCAGCCGGGTGAAGTGCAGACACGCGATCGCACCCGCGATGGTCAGGCCGGATGCCAGGACGACCTTGGCCACCCCGCGGTAGGCGGTGTAGTAAGCGGTCTGGCGGTCCTCGCCCGCCTGGCGCGCCTCCTGATACCGCCCGGTGAAGAAGATTCCATAGTCCGTACCTGCGGCAATACCCACAGACACCAGCAGGTTGACGACGAAGGTGGTCAGACCCACGATCCCGTGCATGCCGAGGAATGCGACGAGTCCTCGCGCAACCTGCAGCTCGATGCCGACGGTGAACAGCAAGATGATGACCGTGATGAAGGACCGGTAGAGCAGGAGCAGCATCAGGAAAATCACGCCGACACTCACCAGAGTGATGAGGACGACCGTCCGGTTTCCGCTCTCCGACATATCGGAGACGACGGCCGCGGGACCCGTGACATAGGTCTTGACCCCCGGCGGCAGCCCCGGAGTGTTCTTGACGATCTTCTGGACGGCTTCCACGGATTCGTTCGCGTCGGCCTGACCAAAGCGTCCGGTGAGATTCAATTGCACATACGCGGCTTTTCCATCAGCACTCTGGGCGGCACCCGCGGTGAGCGAGTCACCCCAAAAGTCCTGGATGTGCTGCACATGTTTCGGGTCGTCTTTCAATTGACGGACGACGGCGTCGTAATACTTGTGCGCGTCGTCGCCGAGGGGGTTCTCACCCTCGAGCACGATCACCGCGACACTCTCGGAATTGGATTCCTGGAAGACCTTCCCCATCTGCGTCATCGCTTTGACGGAGGGCGCATCCGGTGGGCTGAGGGAGACCGAATGTTCTCTTTCGACGATCTCCAGTGGCGGCACCTTGACGGTCAGCACGACAGTGATCGCAAGCCAGCCCAGGATAATGAATACCGCACCCTTGCGGATAATGGTCGCCATTATCGGCCGGTGTGATTGACCTTTGCCGCCGTCCTCGCTCATGCGGCCTTCAGCAGGCATGAGGTAAAGGCATTGGTCTGAGTACTCACCTTCTCGGACTTAACCTCATCGTCCACGATGATGCGGCAGCCGATGCTGCGACCATCTCCCTGCGCCATGATGCTTCCCACTGCGGTCGTCTTCCCGATCTCGAATTTCACCGACCACGGCAATGGGATTTTTTGAATGTACAGCGGATCGCCATTGACATCGAAATAGCTGATATCCGCCACATTTCCTGGCGATCCAAAAACCTCATACGACATCTTCTTGGGATCAAACGATTTGGCGTCACTGACATTCGTGTCGGCATACGACGGGCGGTTCTCGGAACCGAATACACCGTGGAGCCGTGACACCGTAAATCCACCGACACCAATTACCGCGAGCACCAGCAGCGGAATCCACAGACGCATCAAAAGCCGAAGAATCGTAACCCTCCTCGTCTATCGCCGCATCCGGCACCATGCTCGGACATGCCCATCCCAAATTGCAAAACGCGGAACACCTCAGCGGTGCTCCCCGGCCGTTAAAGATTAGACCATGCATGAGAGTCGCGTATGTACCCGTTGCACACCCGATATGGAATGAGTAGCACGCTATGTGGGATACATGCGTGTACAGATTTACTGCATGGCATCTTGGGCAACTCCAGTGACCCGATTTACCATTCCGCACAAATGAGTGAACAGATGGCTAATCAGCAGCTGGAGCCCCTCTTTGTGACCTCAGCGCCCAACCGCCAACCACAGTGGTGTCGGTCATAGCGAGAAGCAGCTCAGCTGGCCATGTTCGCCGGTGGCCTCCGCCGCGGTACATCCAGAAAGCAAACCAGCTTGATTGCTCGGTGACATTCGGCCTCCACTTCCCCCGCCGCGGACCGGAGCCTGGATGGATCCGCATTTTTGCCAAGACTGCGAAGTTGGAGTTCGCAAGGCGCGTAGGCTGGTCAGCGTGTCCAAAACGTATGTTGGAGGGCGCCTTCGTCAACTCCGGAGCGAACGCGGGTTCAGTCAAGCCGCGCTCGCCCAGATGCTGGAGATCTCCCCGAGCTATCTGAACCAGATCGAGCATGACGTTCGACCACTTACCGTCGCGGTATTGCTGCGTATCACCGAGGTGTTCGGTGTCGACGCGACGTTTTTCTCGTCCCAGGACGACAGCCGCCTCATCGCCGAGCTGCGCGAAGTGGTGCAGGACAAGGACCTGGACATCGACGTCGATCCCGCGGAGATCGCCGATGTGGTCGCCGGGCATCCCGCGTTGGCCCGTGCCATGGTCAACCTGCATCGGCGCTACCGGATCACCACTACGCAGTTGGCGGCGGCCACCGAAGACCGCTACACCGACGGCAGCGGCAGTGGTTCGATCACCATGCCCCATGAAGAAGTACGTGACTACTTCTATCAGCGGCACAACTATCTCCATGAGCTCGACACCGCCGCCGAAGACCTGACGGTTCGGATGCGCATGCACCGGGCGGACCTGGCCAGGGAGATCGCCGACCGGCTCACCGAGGTGCATGGCGTGCACATCGCCCGGCGCATCGATCTCGGTGAGAGCGTCCTGCACAAGTACGACCCCGGAGCCAAGACACTCGAGATCAGCAATCACCTCTCCGGCGGCCAACAGGTTTTCAAGCTGGCCACCGAGCTGGCCTATCTGGAGTACGGCGACCTCATCGACACCATGGTCGACGACGGCAAGTTCACCTCGGAGGAATCACAGAAGCTGGCGCGCCTGGGCCTGGCCAACTACTTCGCCGCTGCCACGGTCCTTCCCTACCGTCAGTTCCACGGGGTGGCCGAGGATTTCCAGTACGACATCGAACGGCTTTCCGCGTTCTACTCGGTGAGCTACGAGACCATCTGTCACCGGCTGTCCACCCTGCAGCGCCCCTCGATGCGTGGGGTCCCGTTCTCGTTCGTGCGGGTTGATCGTGCCGGAAACATGTCCAAACGTCAGTCGGCGACCGGTTTCCATTTCTCCTCCAGCGGTGGCACCTGCCCGCTGTGGAACGTCTACGAGACCTTCGGCAACCCGGGCAAGATCTTGGTCCAGGTGGCGCAGATGCCCGACGGGCGCAACTACCTGTGGGTGGCGCGCACCGTCGAACGGCGCGCGTCACGGTACGGCCAACCAGGTAAGACGTTCGCGATCGGACTGGGTTGCGAGTTACGGCACGCGCACCGCCTCGTCTATTCGGAGGGTTTGGATCTGTCCTCCGAAGGTGCGACCACGCCCATCGGCGTGGGTTGTCGTGTATGCGAGCGCGACAACTGCCCCCAGCGCGCCTTCCCGGCACTCGGGCGGGCACTGGATCTTGACGAGCATCGCAGTACGGTGTCGCCATACCTTGTTCAGCAAGAAGGAGCCCGACAGTGAGTGATGAGCCGCTTGCGCGAAGAGCAGACCGTGCCGATGGCCGTATCCCATCAGGTGGTCTGCGTGAGCTCGGACCGGTCAACTGGGTGATTGCCAAGGGCATGGCACGCGCGATCAGCGTGCCGGAGATGCACCTGGCGACCACGCTCGGGCAGACGGGCGTCCGATTCTGGCCGTGGCTGGCATACTCCGGTGCGATTCTGCGCGGCACCAAACTCTCTGCCCGCGATACCGAAGTGGTCATCCTGCGCGTGGCCCACGTACGCCAATGCGAATACGAACTACAGCACCACACCCGCATCGCCAAGAGCGCCGGTATCGATCCCGCGTATCAGGAGCGGATCTTCACCGGGGCCGGCGCCGAGGGACTCTCCGACAAGGAACGCGCACTCATCACCGGTGTTGACGAGATCCTCACCACCAGAACACTTTCCGATGCAGCGTGGGAGGGACTTTCGAAGTTCCTGGACCGCCGTCAGCTCATCGGCTTTTGCCTGCTCGTCACGCAATACGACGGCCTCGCCGCCACCATGTCGTCGTTGCGCATCCCGCTGGACCACTGACGTACCCGCGGTGTGCGCTACCGGTCCAGCAGCGCCGTGTGCTGCGCGGAGTAGCGCTCCCCGGATGCAGGTGCCAAACCATCTAGCCGGGCAAGCTGTTCCGCCGACAGCGCGGCGTCCACCGCGCCCGCGTTCTCTTCTACGCGCGCGGCCTTAGTGGTCCCGGGAATCGGCACGATGTCCTCACCGTGAGCCAGCAGCCAGGCCAGTGCAACCTGCGCCGGAGTCAGGCCGGCTTCGGCGGCGACCGCCTGCACCTGTTCGACAAGGGCCAAGTTGGCGTCGAGGTTGTCCGCGCTGAACCGCGGCAGGTTCTTGCGGAAGTCACCGTCCGAAAGCTGATTCGCCGACTGGATGGCACCCGTCAGGAAGCCCCGGCCCAGTGGTGAATACGGCACGAGCCCGATGCCCAACTCCCTCAGGGTCGGCAGCAGCTCCGACTCGACGTCGCGGGTCCACAGTGAGTACTCCGACTGCACCGCGGTGACCGGGTGTACCGCGTGTGCCCGGCGCACCGTGGCCGCAGAAGCCTCGGACAGTCCGATCCGGCGGACCTTGCCCTGGCCCACCAAATCCGCCAACACCCCTATCACCTCTTCGATGGGCACCCTGGGGTCGACGCGATGCTGGTAGTACAGGTCGATGTAATCGGTATCAAGGCGGCGCAACGAACCCTCGATCGCGACAACGATATTCGCCGGCGAGCTGTCAGGGCTGAAGAGCGCGCCGGTGCTGTGCGACACCAGCCCGAACTTGGTGGCCAGCACCACCTCATCCCTGCGGCCCGCGATGGCCTTGCCCACAAGCTCCTCGTTGGCATAGGGGCCGTAGATCTCGGCGGTGTCGATGAGGGTCACACCGAGATCCAGCGCCCGTCGCAGCGCCTCAATCGAGGCCTGCTCGTCGGGGCCCGCATCCGAACCAAGTGGCTGGTAGCCGGAGGACATCGACATGGCACCCAAGCCGATTCGCGATACCGACAGGCCACCGATCTGTGTGTATTTCATGTCAACCCTTCTTCTGTCCCACTGCGGCAGTCGGGGCGCCATTGACCGACTCGGTGTAATACGCAACCTTGAAATCGACAACCTTGAGATCTTCGGTGAGCCGCTCCATGGCGGCCATAATTCGCACACGCTGCGCGAACAGCAGCTCCAGGCGCTCGGCATGGGTCTCCTCGCCGCCCTCCAACAGCTCGATGAACCGCCGCATATCGCGCACCGGCATGCCCGTGCGACGCAACCGCAGCATCAGCTGGACACGCTCGATATCGTCGTCACTGAATCGGCGGCGACCACCACCGTCTCGCGGTACCCGGGGGAACAAACCCTCGCGCTCGAACCAGCGCAGCGCGTCGATCGACAGCCCAGTCCGTTGGGCAACGTGCGAGATG is a window from the Mycobacteroides salmoniphilum genome containing:
- a CDS encoding RND family transporter produces the protein MSAETNSAHSRPFIARTIRNLSPLIILGWLALILYTTLASVSWDWAKAIPALENVAEARSVSLMPQDAPAVKAIMRMGKDFNESNSDSSAMIVLEGKAPLGEDAHAYYAGLIRELRNDPKHVEHVQDLWGDRLTSSSVQSPDEKAAYVQLNLVGNQGTALGDESVAAIREIVNRTSPAAPADVKVYVAGAAPLASDMQHAGNKSILKITAVTVVIIFTLLLILYRSVVTVILLLIMVGVELAAARGIVAFLGYHDVFVLSTFAVNMLVFLSIAAGTDYGIFFFGRYQEARQAGEDRETAYYTTYRSVAPVVLASGLTIAGAILCLHFTRLPYFQTMGIPCAIGMLAAVAVAVTLVPAGIVVASRFGLLEPKRKLRVQRWRALGTAVVRWPAPILVASLAVALVGLSTLPGYKTSYNDRLYISGDIPANQGFAAAQRHFSESRLTPDVLLIETDRDLRNPADFLVLNKVAKAIFKVRGVSRVQGITRPEGTPIANTSVPFLLSLQSAGQVQATRFQKKRIADMQQQAEDMSKMIATMQRTYLVMKKMSETTHRMTAHTHEVQQLTDDLRGSIALFDDFLRPIRNYFYWEKHCFDIPICFSIRSIFDAMDGVDALDDGLMVLVKDMDQLDAIMPQLLVQFPQMIEVMQSMRTSVLTMYATMSGQFASMDESTNDVMAMGQAFDASKNDDSFFLPPEVFKNPDFQRAMSSFLSPDGKTVRFIISHNGDPMSPEGITRIEQIQNAAEEALKGTPLVGGKIYLAGAASTAKDWKDGSTYDLLIAGIAAICLVFIIMLITTRSFIAALVIVGTVALSLGASFGLSVLLWQYILGISLHWMVLAMSVIILLAVGSDYNLLLVSRMKEELSAGLNTGIIRAMGGTGKVVTSAGLVFAATMASMVVSDLQIIGQIGTTIGLGLLFDTLIVRSFMTPSIAALLGRWFWWPQRVRPRPPSALLEPAGARPAPPAAARLGDDDPTTELPKFNG
- a CDS encoding hemophore-related protein produces the protein MNKLSLTKIAAAVAGTTLALTAGAGLASADPVTDEMVNSTCTYDQANAALHAENPTAAEYFDQSPPNQQFMQEFLSSPKAKRVSMINQVRGNQGIEFVIPVFQQMVRSCHKY
- the rfbA gene encoding glucose-1-phosphate thymidylyltransferase RfbA; the encoded protein is MRGIILAGGSGTRLHPITTGISKQLLPVYDKPLIYYPLSTLIMAGVRDILVITTPFDAPAFERLLGDGSAFGISLSYAVQPKPEGLAQAFVIGAEHIGTDTAMLALGDNVFYGPGLGTSLRRFENISGGAIFAYWVANPSAYGVVEFDAAGVPLSLEEKPANPKSHYAVPGLYFYDNDVIEIARSLQKSARGEYEITEVNQTYLDQGRLSVDVLPRGTAWLDTGTFDSLLDASDYVRTIERRQGLKIGVPEEIAWRAGFINDDQLAARAQQLLKSGYGSYLLELLQRK
- a CDS encoding glycosyltransferase translates to MKFAMASYGTRGDIEPAVAVGRELQRRGHEVRTAVPPDLIGFAESVGLSAVPYGVHVGPQLDEYRDLWMSWTRHFWRVQDLVALCQQALKLVTEQWSEMSKALVSVAEGADLLSTSVGYEEPAANVAEFYGIPLVALHTMPWRPNGQLFPVLPPPLTRTTMTAYDWLTWRVTKKAEDAQRRELGLPKAASPSPRRIGQRGSLEIQAYDSICFRGLADEWAKYGERRPFVGALTMELTTEADDAVMSWIAAGPPPICFASGSIPVESPAETVEMISSACAELGERALVCAGATDFSDVHTSPHVKLVGVVNYAAVFPVSRAIVHHGGSGTTAASLRAGVPTLILWTVGDQPFWGNQLKRMKVGASRRFSTTTRETLVSDLREILSPDYAVRARAIAPHMSKPYESVNKAADLLEERAARA